In a single window of the Caulobacter soli genome:
- a CDS encoding flavin-containing monooxygenase has translation MAIEHFDVLIVGAGLSGIGAAYHLKRDCPKKTYAILEARAAIGGTWDLFRYPGIRSDSDMYTLGYAFKPWREAKAIADGPSILNYVRETAAEHGIDRNIRYGHKVRRASWSSETATWTVEAEHDGKTVKVTCNFLSMCSGYYNYEAGYTPDFPGIERFKGRIVHPQLWPEDLDYAGKTVVVIGSGATAVTLAPEMAKTAGHVTMLQRSPTYVVSRPAEDGVANWLRAKLPGKLAYDITRAKNVLFQMLFFNIARKKPEKTKERLLGLVRDHLGPDYDIETHFTPRYNPWDQRLCLVPDADLFASIKAGKTSVVTDHIETFTETGLKLTSGQSLDADIIVTATGLRMQLLGEMEVLVDGRKIAPHETTSYKGMMFSDVPNLSSTFGYTNASWTLKADLTAEYMCRLLNYMDRTGTRICTPRLPEGEMEIEPWLDFSSGYVQRALKILPRQGAKTPWKVHQNYAKDLVALRYGKVDDGVMEFSKVKAVTKAKVAA, from the coding sequence ATGGCCATCGAGCATTTCGACGTACTGATCGTGGGCGCGGGCCTGTCGGGCATCGGCGCGGCCTACCACCTCAAGCGCGACTGCCCGAAGAAGACCTACGCCATTCTCGAGGCCCGGGCGGCGATCGGCGGCACCTGGGACCTGTTCCGCTATCCGGGCATCCGATCCGACAGCGACATGTACACCCTGGGCTACGCCTTCAAGCCTTGGCGCGAGGCGAAAGCCATCGCCGACGGCCCCTCGATCCTCAACTACGTTCGCGAGACCGCCGCCGAGCACGGCATCGACCGGAACATCCGCTACGGCCACAAGGTCCGGCGCGCCAGCTGGTCGTCGGAGACCGCGACCTGGACCGTCGAGGCCGAGCACGACGGCAAGACCGTCAAGGTCACCTGCAATTTCCTGTCGATGTGCAGCGGCTACTACAATTACGAGGCCGGCTACACGCCCGACTTCCCGGGGATCGAGCGGTTCAAGGGCCGGATCGTCCACCCCCAGCTCTGGCCCGAGGACCTGGACTACGCCGGCAAGACGGTGGTGGTGATCGGCAGCGGCGCGACCGCCGTGACCCTGGCGCCGGAAATGGCCAAAACCGCCGGCCACGTCACCATGCTGCAGCGCTCGCCGACCTATGTTGTCTCGCGGCCGGCCGAGGACGGGGTCGCCAACTGGCTGCGCGCCAAGCTGCCGGGCAAGCTGGCCTACGACATCACCCGCGCCAAGAACGTGCTGTTCCAGATGCTGTTCTTCAACATCGCCCGCAAGAAGCCGGAGAAGACCAAGGAGCGGCTGCTGGGCCTGGTGCGCGACCACCTGGGGCCCGACTACGACATCGAGACCCACTTCACGCCGCGCTACAATCCCTGGGACCAGCGGCTGTGCCTGGTGCCGGACGCCGACCTGTTCGCCTCGATCAAGGCGGGCAAGACCTCGGTGGTCACCGACCATATCGAGACCTTCACCGAGACCGGCCTGAAGCTGACCTCGGGCCAAAGCCTGGACGCCGACATCATCGTCACCGCCACGGGGCTGCGCATGCAGCTGCTGGGCGAGATGGAGGTGCTGGTCGACGGGCGGAAGATCGCGCCGCACGAGACCACCAGCTACAAGGGCATGATGTTCAGCGACGTGCCGAACCTGTCCTCGACCTTCGGCTACACCAACGCCAGCTGGACCCTGAAGGCCGACCTGACGGCCGAATACATGTGCCGCCTGCTCAACTACATGGACCGCACGGGCACGCGGATCTGCACGCCGCGCCTGCCCGAAGGCGAGATGGAGATCGAGCCGTGGCTGGATTTCTCGTCCGGCTACGTCCAGCGCGCCCTGAAGATCCTGCCGCGGCAAGGCGCCAAGACGCCGTGGAAGGTGCACCAGAACTACGCCAAGGACCTGGTGGCCCTGCGCTACGGCAAGGTCGACGACGGGGTGATGGAGTTTTCGAAGGTCAAGGCGGTGACCAAGGCGAAAGTCGCGGCTTAG
- a CDS encoding FMN-binding negative transcriptional regulator, producing MHPAKPFHVHDRVTLLAFIAAHPFVTLAGAVGGRPFVAQAPVVIRELDFGEIVLDFHLSRGNALAPFVVQGFRAVALATGQDAYVSPDWYGSEDQVPTWNYVSAEAEGLVAPLSDAEFVALLDDLSAQEEARLLPKAPWTRDKMSPGRFEAMMRGIIGCRLSVERLEGTFKLGQNKAEAERAGVVAALGDHPVAELMRAAIRD from the coding sequence ATGCATCCGGCCAAGCCGTTCCACGTCCATGATCGCGTGACGTTGCTGGCCTTCATCGCCGCCCATCCGTTCGTGACCCTGGCGGGCGCTGTAGGCGGCCGGCCCTTCGTGGCCCAGGCCCCGGTAGTGATCCGCGAACTGGACTTCGGCGAGATCGTGCTGGACTTCCATCTGTCGCGCGGCAACGCCCTGGCGCCGTTCGTGGTTCAGGGCTTCCGCGCCGTGGCCCTGGCGACCGGCCAGGACGCCTATGTCAGCCCCGACTGGTACGGCAGCGAAGATCAGGTCCCGACCTGGAACTACGTCTCGGCCGAGGCCGAGGGCCTGGTCGCGCCGCTCAGCGACGCGGAGTTCGTCGCCCTGCTCGACGACCTGTCGGCCCAGGAAGAGGCGCGCCTCCTGCCCAAGGCGCCTTGGACCCGCGACAAGATGAGCCCGGGCCGCTTCGAGGCCATGATGCGCGGCATCATTGGCTGCCGGCTGAGCGTCGAGCGGCTGGAGGGGACCTTCAAGCTGGGTCAGAACAAGGCCGAGGCCGAGCGCGCCGGGGTGGTCGCCGCGCTGGGTGATCATCCGGTCGCGGAGCTGATGCGAGCGGCGATTAGAGACTGA
- the dksA gene encoding RNA polymerase-binding protein DksA, with product MQTATVLKVPDSYRPSDDEPFMNERQLEYFKQKLLAWKEEILRESRETVSHLQAETENHADLADRASSETDRALELRTRDRQRKLISKIDQALRRVEDGSYGYCEETGEPIGLARLDARPTATLSLEAQERHERRERVHRDD from the coding sequence ATGCAAACGGCCACTGTTCTTAAGGTACCAGACTCGTATCGTCCGTCGGACGACGAGCCTTTCATGAACGAGCGTCAGCTTGAGTACTTCAAGCAAAAGCTCCTGGCTTGGAAAGAAGAGATCCTTCGCGAATCTCGCGAAACGGTCTCCCACCTGCAAGCTGAAACTGAAAACCATGCCGACCTCGCCGATCGTGCGTCGTCGGAAACTGATCGGGCGCTGGAGCTTCGCACCCGGGATCGTCAGAGAAAACTCATCTCGAAGATCGACCAGGCGTTGCGTCGGGTCGAGGACGGTTCCTACGGGTACTGCGAGGAAACCGGCGAACCGATCGGTTTGGCTCGACTGGACGCGCGGCCCACTGCGACGCTCAGCCTGGAAGCCCAGGAACGTCACGAACGTCGGGAGCGGGTTCACCGCGACGACTGA
- a CDS encoding response regulator → MSHRHALIIEDEILIAMEVEALLGEQGFDSFDIAESPQEALDCALKRPPDLITADYRIIGGTGVEAVTAILARLGPIPVVYVTGNADQLGARTRAVVDKPISPHRLAEACAIVQAGA, encoded by the coding sequence ATGTCCCACAGACATGCTTTGATCATCGAGGATGAGATCCTCATCGCTATGGAAGTCGAGGCCCTGCTCGGTGAGCAAGGATTCGATAGTTTCGACATAGCGGAAAGCCCTCAGGAAGCGCTCGACTGCGCCCTGAAGCGGCCGCCCGATCTGATCACCGCGGACTATCGCATCATCGGCGGCACGGGCGTGGAAGCGGTCACCGCGATCCTGGCCCGGCTGGGACCGATCCCGGTGGTCTATGTGACCGGCAACGCCGACCAGCTGGGCGCCCGCACGCGCGCCGTGGTTGACAAGCCGATCTCGCCCCATCGCCTGGCCGAGGCCTGCGCCATCGTCCAGGCCGGCGCCTAG
- a CDS encoding pyridoxamine 5'-phosphate oxidase family protein, producing MIVDSLEALEALYTPAPVPASTVKVTDRITPHYRALIEASPFLVLATVGPEGLDCSPRGDQPGFVRIQDERMLILPDRRGNNRIDSLRNVVRDPRVALMFLIPGSGTTFRVNGRAVVSADPDLLESFAVDGKAPRTCLVVTVVEAYFQCARAIVRSGLWNAESQVDPRSLPTPGAMLAAMSQNTVGGESYDKAWPERAAASLW from the coding sequence ATGATCGTCGACAGCCTGGAAGCGCTCGAAGCCCTGTACACGCCGGCTCCGGTCCCGGCCTCGACCGTCAAGGTCACCGACCGGATCACGCCGCACTATCGCGCCCTGATCGAGGCCTCGCCGTTCCTGGTCCTGGCCACCGTCGGCCCCGAGGGCCTGGACTGCAGCCCGCGCGGCGACCAGCCCGGCTTCGTCCGCATCCAGGACGAGCGCATGCTGATCCTGCCCGACCGGCGCGGCAACAACCGCATCGACAGCCTGCGCAACGTGGTCCGCGATCCGCGCGTGGCGCTGATGTTCCTGATTCCGGGCTCGGGCACGACTTTCCGGGTCAACGGCCGGGCGGTGGTCAGCGCCGATCCCGACCTGCTGGAGAGCTTCGCGGTCGACGGCAAGGCGCCGCGCACCTGCCTGGTGGTCACCGTGGTGGAGGCCTATTTCCAGTGCGCCCGCGCCATCGTCCGCTCGGGCCTGTGGAACGCCGAAAGCCAGGTCGATCCCCGATCCTTGCCCACGCCCGGCGCCATGCTGGCGGCGATGAGCCAGAACACGGTCGGCGGCGAGAGCTACGACAAGGCCTGGCCGGAACGGGCGGCGGCCTCGCTCTGGTGA
- a CDS encoding type II toxin-antitoxin system VapC family toxin, giving the protein MILLADTHILLWAALEPNRIPIQGRQLLEAEDNQPLFSVASLWEISIKHAQGRADFTVDPRRLYRQLLKNGWQELAISTEHALAVLTLPPLHKDPFDRLLVAQATVEGAKLLTVDRQLSEYGGPILSL; this is encoded by the coding sequence GTGATCCTGCTTGCGGACACCCACATCCTGCTTTGGGCCGCCCTGGAGCCCAACCGTATCCCAATACAAGGCAGGCAACTGCTGGAAGCCGAAGACAACCAGCCCCTCTTCAGCGTGGCCAGCCTATGGGAGATCAGCATCAAGCACGCCCAAGGCCGCGCGGATTTCACTGTTGATCCCCGGCGGCTGTATCGTCAGTTGCTTAAGAACGGCTGGCAAGAACTCGCCATCTCCACCGAGCACGCGCTGGCGGTGCTCACCCTGCCTCCGCTTCATAAGGACCCCTTCGACCGCCTCTTGGTAGCGCAAGCAACTGTCGAGGGGGCTAAGTTGCTGACGGTGGATCGCCAATTGAGCGAGTACGGCGGACCGATCCTCAGTCTCTAA
- a CDS encoding DUF885 domain-containing protein, producing the protein MTITRRHLLATSTAAAGLAPFAAAFAAPAATGPVADPKLAALLDVFVDKMLTDSPETATYLGLDKGARAGLKSKLSGASTADRRAQVAASADRVKRLSAIDPKSLNPHDLTIHDTVLAAQTLTVEGGAFSYGVDGGNPYVVTQQSGAVSQVPEFLNSQHAIETDADVEAYLARTDAFARVLDQETARIGEDAAAGVIPPAFILDTAIAQLTELRGQPAEKTQLVASLAERAKAKGLADPSASETKIVASAVFPALDRQLAALKAARAKAAADAGVWKLPKGDEYYAWALRVGTTTTLSADAIHAMGLEQGKAIAARMDPILKAQGLTQGSVGERVTALTKDPRYLYPDTDAGRAELLAYLNDRIAAIRLLMPKLSRLGLKADVRVKAVPKEIQAGAPQGYMNFAALDGSRPAIYYINLQDIGNWPKFTLPTLTTHEAIPGHAWQGAYLAERSSQIPLISSLMGFNAFVEGWALYAEQLADEGGFYDGDPLGQLGYLQAQQFRAARLVVDTGLHHKRWTREQAIDYLVTTTGRARPAMTSEVDRYCANPGQACGYKVGHTEIVRLRETAKARMGGKFDLRDFNDAVVSTGGVPLTVLGEVIDRYVATGKA; encoded by the coding sequence ATGACCATCACCCGCCGTCACCTCCTGGCGACCAGCACGGCCGCCGCCGGGCTGGCGCCCTTCGCGGCCGCCTTCGCCGCGCCCGCCGCGACCGGGCCCGTCGCCGACCCGAAGCTGGCCGCCCTGCTGGACGTCTTCGTCGACAAGATGCTGACCGACTCGCCAGAGACCGCCACCTATCTGGGCCTGGACAAGGGCGCGCGGGCCGGGCTGAAGTCGAAGTTGTCGGGCGCTTCGACCGCCGACCGCCGGGCCCAGGTCGCCGCCAGCGCCGATCGCGTGAAGCGCCTGTCGGCCATCGATCCCAAGAGCCTGAATCCCCACGACCTGACGATCCACGACACGGTGCTGGCCGCCCAGACCCTGACGGTCGAGGGCGGGGCCTTCTCGTACGGCGTCGACGGCGGCAACCCTTATGTGGTGACCCAGCAGAGCGGCGCGGTTTCGCAGGTTCCCGAATTCCTCAACTCGCAGCACGCCATCGAAACCGACGCCGACGTCGAGGCCTATCTGGCCCGCACCGACGCCTTCGCCCGGGTGCTGGACCAGGAAACCGCGCGGATCGGCGAGGACGCGGCGGCCGGAGTGATCCCGCCGGCCTTCATCCTCGACACCGCCATCGCCCAGTTGACCGAACTGCGCGGCCAGCCCGCCGAGAAAACCCAGCTGGTCGCTTCGCTGGCCGAGCGGGCCAAGGCCAAGGGGCTGGCCGATCCCTCGGCGTCCGAGACCAAGATCGTCGCCAGCGCGGTGTTCCCGGCGCTCGATCGGCAACTGGCCGCCCTGAAGGCGGCGCGCGCCAAGGCCGCCGCCGACGCCGGCGTCTGGAAGCTGCCCAAGGGCGACGAATACTACGCCTGGGCCCTGCGCGTGGGCACCACCACCACCCTGTCGGCCGACGCCATCCACGCCATGGGCCTGGAGCAGGGCAAGGCCATCGCCGCCCGCATGGACCCGATCCTCAAGGCCCAGGGCCTGACCCAGGGCAGCGTCGGCGAGCGCGTCACGGCCCTGACCAAGGATCCGCGCTACCTCTATCCCGACACCGACGCCGGCCGGGCCGAGCTTCTGGCCTATCTGAACGATCGCATCGCCGCCATCCGGTTGCTGATGCCCAAGCTGTCGCGCCTGGGGCTGAAGGCCGACGTGCGGGTCAAGGCCGTGCCCAAGGAGATCCAGGCCGGCGCGCCGCAGGGCTACATGAACTTCGCGGCCCTGGATGGCTCGCGGCCGGCGATCTACTACATCAACCTGCAGGACATCGGGAACTGGCCGAAGTTCACCCTGCCGACCCTGACCACGCACGAGGCCATTCCCGGCCACGCCTGGCAGGGCGCGTACCTGGCCGAGCGGTCCAGCCAGATCCCGCTGATCAGCTCGCTGATGGGCTTCAACGCCTTCGTCGAAGGCTGGGCGCTGTATGCCGAACAACTGGCCGACGAGGGTGGTTTCTACGACGGCGATCCCCTGGGCCAACTGGGCTATCTGCAGGCCCAGCAGTTCCGCGCCGCGCGGCTGGTGGTCGACACCGGCCTGCACCACAAGCGCTGGACCCGTGAACAGGCCATCGACTATCTGGTGACCACCACCGGCCGGGCGCGGCCGGCCATGACCAGCGAGGTCGACCGTTATTGCGCCAATCCCGGCCAGGCCTGCGGCTACAAGGTGGGTCACACCGAGATCGTCCGCCTGCGCGAGACGGCCAAGGCCAGGATGGGCGGAAAGTTCGACTTGCGCGACTTCAACGACGCGGTGGTCTCGACCGGCGGCGTGCCGCTGACCGTGCTGGGCGAGGTGATCGACCGCTACGTGGCGACCGGGAAGGCCTAG
- a CDS encoding DMT family transporter produces the protein MSLRDFGVLVLVCLVWACNNIVSKIVVAHWGVPPLFYAAVRFAIVAAVTLPWLLPAPRPAWRIVVVGLLLGLGNFALLFMGFKTASPSTAAVVVQLAVPFTTILSVLLLGEKVRWRRGLGIVLTLSGAVVVMWNPHGLQLSPGLWFIVGSAFTGSLGAVMMKQIEGVRPLQLQAWVGFTAVAPLAALSGLFEPGGFGLAVHAGWPFVAAVVFSALVVSVVAHTSYYGLIQRHDANLIAPLTLMTPLMTIGLGVLITHDHFDVRMGIGTLLALVGVLIIALRKNQVTPLLMLTRNRFQ, from the coding sequence ATGTCTCTGCGCGACTTCGGCGTGCTGGTCCTGGTCTGCCTGGTCTGGGCCTGCAACAACATCGTTTCCAAGATCGTGGTCGCTCACTGGGGCGTGCCGCCGCTGTTCTACGCGGCGGTGCGGTTCGCCATCGTCGCGGCCGTGACCCTGCCGTGGCTGCTGCCCGCGCCGCGCCCGGCTTGGCGGATCGTCGTGGTGGGGCTGCTGTTGGGGCTGGGCAACTTCGCCCTGCTGTTCATGGGCTTCAAGACCGCTTCGCCCTCGACCGCCGCGGTGGTCGTCCAACTGGCCGTGCCATTCACGACGATCCTGTCGGTGCTGCTGCTGGGCGAGAAGGTTCGCTGGCGGCGCGGCCTGGGCATCGTGCTGACCCTGTCAGGCGCGGTGGTGGTGATGTGGAACCCGCACGGGCTGCAGCTGTCGCCGGGCCTGTGGTTCATCGTCGGGTCGGCCTTCACCGGCTCGCTGGGCGCGGTGATGATGAAGCAGATCGAAGGGGTCAGGCCGCTGCAGCTCCAGGCCTGGGTCGGGTTCACGGCGGTCGCGCCCCTGGCGGCGCTGAGCGGCCTGTTCGAGCCGGGCGGCTTCGGCCTAGCGGTCCACGCCGGCTGGCCGTTCGTGGCGGCGGTGGTGTTCTCGGCCCTGGTGGTTTCGGTCGTGGCCCACACGTCCTATTACGGCCTGATCCAGCGCCATGACGCCAACCTGATCGCGCCGCTCACCCTGATGACTCCGCTGATGACCATTGGCCTGGGCGTGTTGATCACGCACGATCATTTCGACGTGCGGATGGGAATCGGCACGCTGCTCGCGCTAGTGGGGGTGCTGATCATCGCCTTGCGCAAGAACCAGGTGACGCCGCTGCTGATGCTGACGAGGAACCGCTTCCAATGA
- a CDS encoding DUF3052 family protein, giving the protein MGKEAKGVWGQLSDGESDGKLLWEPPKLIFRGAVRGIYQGHALRDLKVEGADLVLTDGTRFTLEPGEAAKWLHAIQNPPGRLDKLGVKAGQTVVVEGIDDPEFLDELSNRVEPVEAYEDIDLLFLGVEDLADFDQLEDLAGGLAAKGAIWIVAQKGKGAPLKDAEILGAARERGLVDTKVCAFSKTHTALRFVKRKGGAAVKAAPVDDEDEGFDED; this is encoded by the coding sequence ATGGGCAAGGAGGCCAAGGGCGTCTGGGGGCAGCTGTCGGACGGCGAGAGCGACGGCAAGCTGTTGTGGGAGCCACCCAAGCTGATCTTCCGCGGGGCGGTGCGCGGCATCTATCAGGGCCATGCCCTGCGCGACCTGAAGGTCGAGGGCGCCGACCTGGTGCTGACCGACGGCACCCGCTTCACCCTCGAACCCGGCGAGGCGGCCAAGTGGCTGCACGCCATCCAGAACCCGCCGGGCCGGCTGGACAAGCTGGGCGTCAAGGCGGGCCAGACGGTGGTGGTCGAGGGGATCGACGATCCAGAGTTCCTGGACGAGCTGTCGAACCGCGTGGAGCCGGTCGAGGCTTATGAGGACATCGACCTGCTATTCCTGGGCGTCGAGGACCTGGCCGATTTCGACCAGCTCGAAGACCTGGCCGGCGGGCTGGCGGCCAAGGGCGCGATCTGGATCGTCGCCCAGAAGGGCAAGGGCGCGCCGCTGAAGGACGCCGAGATCCTGGGCGCGGCGCGGGAGCGGGGGCTGGTCGACACGAAGGTCTGCGCGTTCTCGAAGACGCACACGGCGCTGCGCTTCGTGAAACGCAAGGGCGGGGCGGCGGTGAAGGCCGCGCCGGTTGATGATGAGGACGAGGGGTTCGACGAGGACTAG
- a CDS encoding N-acetylmuramoyl-L-alanine amidase: MTPPVIDAPSPNFDARKAVPDCVILHYTGMETGEAALARLCDPEAKVSAHYLVEEDGRVFRLVPEERRAWHAGAAFWKGVKDINSASIGIEIVNPGHEFGYRAFPDAQIAAVINLLADIRTRWMIDDDMIIGHSDIAPGRKIDPGELFPWKRLADAGHGLWVEPPPSPGAPLGRGEEGTGVFALQAGLTRLGYNCAPSGQYDEWTETVVAAFQRHWLQTRFDGVADGETRARLVALLRAAS, encoded by the coding sequence ATGACGCCGCCCGTGATCGACGCTCCGTCGCCGAACTTCGACGCGCGCAAGGCCGTGCCCGACTGCGTCATCCTGCACTACACCGGCATGGAGACCGGCGAGGCGGCCCTGGCGCGGCTGTGCGACCCCGAGGCCAAGGTCTCGGCCCATTATCTGGTCGAGGAAGACGGCCGGGTCTTCCGCCTGGTGCCCGAGGAGCGTCGCGCCTGGCATGCCGGGGCCGCGTTCTGGAAGGGCGTCAAGGACATCAACTCGGCCTCGATCGGCATCGAGATCGTCAATCCCGGCCACGAGTTCGGCTATCGCGCCTTTCCCGACGCCCAGATCGCCGCCGTCATCAACCTGCTGGCCGACATCCGCACGCGCTGGATGATCGACGACGACATGATCATCGGCCATTCCGACATCGCGCCCGGCCGCAAGATCGATCCGGGCGAACTGTTCCCGTGGAAGCGCCTGGCCGACGCCGGCCACGGCCTGTGGGTCGAGCCGCCGCCGTCGCCCGGCGCGCCGCTGGGCCGGGGCGAGGAGGGGACTGGCGTCTTCGCCCTGCAGGCCGGCCTGACCCGCCTGGGCTACAACTGCGCGCCGTCGGGCCAGTACGACGAGTGGACCGAGACCGTGGTCGCCGCCTTCCAGCGCCACTGGTTGCAGACCCGCTTCGACGGCGTCGCCGACGGCGAGACCCGCGCGCGCCTGGTGGCCCTGCTGCGGGCGGCGAGCTGA
- a CDS encoding crotonase/enoyl-CoA hydratase family protein — protein MSQDAPLILTEKRGHVAILTLNRPNALNALGAPGDGDQVAAACEAINDDQDIRCVILTGAGRAFSAGGDVKAMKAREGAFGGNGVKVRDGYRKNIHRVVRAIYGLEVPSIAAVNGAAIGLGCDVACMTDIRIAADTAKFGVTFLKLGLIPGDGGAWLMPRTIGMSRAAELLFTGDVIDAAKAEAWGLISKAVPADALMDEALALANRIAQQPPHALRMAKSLLKHGQTSSYDTLMEMSAAAQAIAHHTEDHMEGVDAILEKRQPTFKGA, from the coding sequence ATGTCGCAAGACGCCCCCCTGATCCTGACCGAGAAGCGCGGCCACGTCGCCATCCTCACCCTCAACCGGCCCAACGCCCTGAACGCCCTGGGCGCGCCGGGCGACGGCGACCAGGTGGCGGCCGCCTGCGAGGCGATCAACGACGACCAGGACATCCGCTGCGTGATCCTGACCGGCGCGGGCCGGGCCTTCTCGGCCGGCGGCGACGTCAAGGCGATGAAGGCCCGCGAAGGGGCGTTCGGCGGCAACGGCGTCAAGGTGCGCGACGGTTACCGCAAGAACATCCACCGCGTGGTGCGGGCCATCTACGGCCTGGAGGTCCCGTCCATCGCGGCGGTTAACGGCGCGGCCATCGGCTTGGGCTGCGACGTGGCCTGCATGACCGATATCCGCATCGCCGCCGACACCGCCAAGTTCGGCGTCACCTTCCTGAAGCTGGGCCTGATCCCCGGCGACGGCGGGGCGTGGCTGATGCCGCGCACCATCGGCATGAGCCGCGCCGCCGAGCTGCTGTTCACCGGCGACGTCATCGACGCGGCCAAGGCCGAGGCCTGGGGTCTGATCAGCAAGGCCGTGCCGGCCGACGCCCTGATGGACGAGGCCCTGGCCTTGGCCAACCGCATCGCCCAGCAGCCGCCCCACGCCCTGCGCATGGCCAAGAGCCTGCTCAAGCACGGCCAGACCTCCAGCTACGACACGCTGATGGAGATGAGCGCGGCGGCCCAGGCCATTGCCCACCACACCGAGGATCACATGGAAGGCGTCGACGCCATCCTCGAGAAGCGTCAGCCGACGTTCAAGGGCGCTTAG
- a CDS encoding type II toxin-antitoxin system Phd/YefM family antitoxin — MRTVNIHEAKTHLSRLVEQAADGEGFIIAKAGKPMVKVIALDMTEAQPIRRLGFMEGEFTVPDDFDTMFADEILEMFEGKE; from the coding sequence ATGCGCACGGTCAATATCCACGAAGCCAAAACTCACCTCTCCCGCCTAGTGGAGCAAGCCGCCGATGGCGAAGGCTTCATCATCGCCAAGGCCGGCAAGCCGATGGTGAAGGTGATCGCCCTCGACATGACAGAAGCCCAACCAATCCGTCGTCTCGGGTTCATGGAAGGTGAGTTCACCGTCCCGGACGATTTCGACACTATGTTCGCCGACGAAATCCTGGAGATGTTCGAGGGCAAAGAGTGA
- a CDS encoding flagellar assembly protein FliX: MKVSSTGGAGAVGASRAKPTGGGSGFSLPSVGGASAASGVAQAGGVAGVGSLDALLALQADMDPMERKRRAVKRAGGLLDLLDALKLATLDGEVSTGTLSQLKNAVRQHRESTDDPKLEAILNEIETRAAVEAAKLEQARLG; this comes from the coding sequence ATGAAGGTTTCCAGCACGGGAGGCGCGGGCGCGGTTGGCGCATCGCGGGCCAAACCGACGGGTGGCGGATCAGGGTTTTCCCTGCCTTCGGTGGGCGGCGCCAGCGCCGCTTCGGGAGTCGCCCAGGCGGGCGGCGTGGCCGGAGTGGGATCGCTCGACGCCCTGCTGGCCCTGCAGGCCGACATGGATCCGATGGAGCGCAAGCGGCGGGCTGTGAAGCGAGCCGGCGGCCTGCTGGATCTGCTGGACGCCCTGAAGCTGGCCACCCTGGACGGCGAAGTGTCGACCGGCACGCTGTCCCAGCTCAAGAACGCCGTGCGCCAGCATCGCGAGTCGACCGACGATCCGAAGCTGGAAGCCATTCTGAACGAAATCGAGACCCGAGCCGCCGTTGAGGCGGCCAAGCTCGAGCAGGCTCGACTGGGTTGA